The sequence TATTTTTTAACCAGTTGATTTCATCCATTCAGTTCCATTACCAGCGCAGCAAGCTTTACAGTTCGTCTTTGGAGGAAATTATTAATGAGAGGACCAAGGAATTGCAACAGAGGTCCCAACAGTTGCAGGCCGAAACAATAAAATCTTTACTGATAATTGACAATATCGTGGAAGGGACGCTGGTAACAGACCTGGAAGGCAACATCATCCAGATGAATAATAATGCTAAAAAATTGTTGCATATCGAGGAACTGGATATAACCATAAATGCCAATATCAAGGAGAAGCTGCACATTGCCGGCCTTTGCGATACCTTGATGACTATAATTTATGATACCAGCAAGGATAAAAAAAATATTATTAAAGAAGTTTCCATACTGAATGACGGCGTGGAACAGGTATTACTCTTTAAGTCCACGTTGGTTCTGGATAAGAAATATCATTTTGACATGGTAGTCTGCCTGATCGAAGATATAACCAACAAAAAACTGTTAGACCAGTTTAAAAATGAGTTTTTTAACACAATTTCACATGACCTGAAAAATCCGTTGACCAGCGTTATAGGCTTTCTGGATATGGTTCTGCATGGCCCTGACAATACTGCTTTAAGCGAACGGCACCGCAAGCTGTTGAACTTCGCTTTTCACAGCAGCGAGGATCTGCAGAGAATGATCTCTGATTTGACAGATCTTGTCAGGTTGCAAACCAACAAAATTACCCTGAACAAAATTACTTTTCCCATTAAGGATTTTGTTTATGATCTTGAGGACTTTTTTTATCCCAAATTGGTAGAAAACAA is a genomic window of Candidatus Margulisiibacteriota bacterium containing:
- a CDS encoding HAMP domain-containing sensor histidine kinase, producing FFNQLISSIQFHYQRSKLYSSSLEEIINERTKELQQRSQQLQAETIKSLLIIDNIVEGTLVTDLEGNIIQMNNNAKKLLHIEELDITINANIKEKLHIAGLCDTLMTIIYDTSKDKKNIIKEVSILNDGVEQVLLFKSTLVLDKKYHFDMVVCLIEDITNKKLLDQFKNEFFNTISHDLKNPLTSVIGFLDMVLHGPDNTALSERHRKLLNFAFHSSEDLQRMISDLTDLVRLQTNKITLNKITFPIKDFVYDLEDFFYPKLVENNIELSYKVEPEDLLMVADYYRLKQVFANLIGNAIKSGKGIKIILTAETTDNHIIFTVEDTGPGIPADKLPFIFEKFTQLNTYQDKSEGLGLGLSIVKTLINLHNGTISVKSELNKGTKFIIHLPKA